From the Panthera leo isolate Ple1 chromosome C1, P.leo_Ple1_pat1.1, whole genome shotgun sequence genome, one window contains:
- the ZNF142 gene encoding zinc finger protein 142 isoform X2, translating into MDGLCPELLLIPPSLSNRGILEPVQSPCPAGNPTPLPADPGCLLVESTATEEDTGNMEIIVEAVAGNLSPGAPGEPPGVLVKVVEVYFCERCEQSFAEPTLLALHQCTETLIQPMQGLSSLPCSVELTPGNLILSGPLQGQGPPDSPLPCPVCRQEFAQPQALKSHFKIHRATPDIFSCPESGCVFSAEDRKGLQHHLRQAHATVPVPCSFRGCPLLFGSQQGMELHRQAHYPFHCNHCSFVGSNVKLFRQHQRSHGAGTQGELSALQGLPSQELLPAPKLPSREGEPSEQADTPLPRRESADEEDVEEEEGNGTLKDSQKAPEKAQGAQQLEGDVASGTESLFKTHMCPECKRCFKKRTHLVEHLHLHFPDPSLQCPNCQKFFTSKSKLKTHLLRELGQKAHRCPLCHYSAVERNALNRHMASMHEDISNFYSDTYTCPVCREEFRLSQALKEHLKSHTAAAAAEPLPLRCFQEGCGYTAPDRKAFIKHLKETHGVRAVECRHHSCPMLFATAEAMEAHHKSHYAFHCPHCDFACSNKHLFRKHKKQGHPGSEELRCTFCPFATFNPVAYQDHVGKMHAHEKIHQCPECSFATAHKRVLIRHMLLHTGEKPHKCELCDFTCRDVSYLSKHMLTHSNTKDYMCTECGYVTKWKHYLSVHMRKHAGDLRYQCNQCSYRCHRADQLSSHKLRHQGKSLMCEVCAFACKRKYELQKHMASQHHPGAPAPLYPCRYCSYQSRHKQALLSHENCKHTRLREFRCALCDYRTFSNTTLFFHKRKAHGYVPGDQVWQLRSASQEPEGARQCPTPPPDSEPSSQLSAQPEAPDRDPGTVVDPNVDRAPPEPGEEDRAGRPAGSEVPRGDDLGSSPSPAEADEGGCTLHLEALGVELEPVAEPPLEEITEPAPAEFRPLDPSGPLRLEGPGATLTELSTFEGAGTSGLDAEEEPVLEKPAPESPRNPPSSEEPPDSWVGTFKAALPAETAPLPQFPESESLLKALRRQDKEQAEALVLEGRVQMVVIQGEGRAFRCPHCPFITRREKALSVHSRTGCQGRREPLLCPECGASFKQQRGLSTHLLKKCPVLLRKNKGLPRPSSPVPLRPPPPGTQDSGDAEGGKPPPAPLEVELVLPKDAPSVPPREPEVEEPPGTLCVPAVPPAGNPSPAETPEKFHFEQGKFHCNSCTFLCSRLSSITSHVAEGCRGGRGGGGKRGAAQTQPVASLLSDGGSAPLNSGSTERSPGNGDTTAVPKQKGARFSCPTCPFSCQQERALRTHQTRGCPLEGSGELHCGLCTFTTAAAAALRLHQKRRHPSTAPARGPRPPLQCGDCGFTCKQGRCLQQHRRLKHEGVKPHQCPFCDFSTTRRYRLEAHQSRHTGVGRIPCSSCPQTFGTNSKLRLHRLRVHDKTPTHFCPLCDYSGYLRHDITRHVNSCHRGTPAFACPRCEAQFSSETALKQHALRRHPEPAPPAPGSPAEATEGPLHCSRCGLLCPSPASLRGHTRKQHPRLECGACQEAFPSRPALDEHRRQQHFSHRCQLCDFAARERAGLVKHYLEQHEAAAASEGGAGASQPPLRCPFCDFTCRHQLVLDHHVKGHGGTRLYKCTDCAYSTKNRQKITWHSRIHTGEKPYRCHLCPYACADPSRLKYHMRIHKEERKYLCPDCGYKCKWVNQLKYHMTKHTGLKPYQCPECEYCTNRADALRVHQETRHREARAFMCEQCGKAFKTRFLLRTHLRKHSEAKPYVCNVCHRAFRWAAGLRHHALTHTDRHPFFCRLCSYKAKQKFQVVKHVRRHHPDQADPNQGVGKDPTTPTVHLHDVQLEDPSPPAPAAPPTGPEG; encoded by the exons GCCTGCTGGTAGAGTCCACAGCAACTGAAGAGGACACAGGGAACATGGAGATCATTGTGGAAGCAGTAGCTGGAAACCTGtccccaggtgctcctggagagCCCCCAG GTGTCCTGGTAAAGGTGGTGGAGGTGTACTTCTGTGAGCGCTGTGAGCAGAGCTTCGCAGAGCCCACTCTGCTGGCCCTGCACCAGTGTACTGAGACCCTTATACAGCCTATGCAGGGCCTCTCTAGCCTTCCATGCTCTGTAGAGCTGACCCCCGGCAACCTcattctctctggccctctgcaGGGCCAGGGCCCACCAGATAGCCCCCTGCCATGCCCTGTGTGTAGACAGGAGTTTGCCCAACCCCAGGCCCTGAAGAGCCACTTCAAGATTCACCGGGCCACTCCCGACATCTTCTCCTGTCCAGAGTCTGGCTGTGTGTTCTCCGCTGAAGATCGCAAGGGTCTGCAGCACCACCTGAGGCAGGCCCACGCCACGGTTCCCGTGCCCTGTTCTTTCCGGGGCTGCCCCCTGCTCTTTGGGAGCCAGCAGGGCATGGAGCTGCACCGGCAGGCCCACTACCCTTTCCACTGCAACCATTGCAGCTTCGTGGGCTCCAACGTCAAACTCTTCCGGCAGCATCAGCGGAGCCATGGGGCCGGGACACAGGGAGAACTGTCTGCCCTTCAGGGTCTTCCATCCCAGGAGCTGCTGCCAG CTCCGAAACTGCCCAGTAGAGAGGGAGAGCCTTCAGAACAAGCAGATACGCCCTTGCCCAGGCGAGAGTCAGCTGACGAGGAGGACgtagaggaagaagaggggaatgGCACCTTAAAGGACTCCCAGAAAGCCCCAGAGAAAGCCCAGGGGGCTCAGCAGTTAGAAG GGGATGTGGCTTCTGGCACCGAGTCCCTCTTCAAGACCCACATGTGTCCAGAATGCAAGCGCTGCTTTAAGAAGCGGACCCATCTGGTGGAGCACCTGCATCTCCACTTCCCGGACCCCAGCCTCCAGTGCCCCAACTGCCAGAAGTTCTTCACCAGCAAGAGCAAGCTCAAGACCCATCTGCTGCGGGAGCTGGGCCAGAAAGCCCACCGCTGCCCGCTGTGCCACTACAGTGCGGTGGAGAGGAACGCGCTCAACCGCCACATGGCCAGCATGCACGAGGACATCTCCAACTTCTACTCAGACACCTACACCTGTCCCGTGTGCCGCGAGGAGTTCCGCCTCAGCCAGGCCCTCAAAGAGCACCTCAAGAGCCAcacggcggcagcggcggcagagccgctgcccctccgctgctttcAGGAAGGCTGTGGCTACACGGCCCCTGACCGCAAGGCCTTCATAAAGCACCTGAAGGAGACCCATGGTGTGCGGGCCGTGGAGTGCCGCCATCACTCTTGTCCCATGCTCTTCGCCACGGCCGAAGCCATGGAGGCCCATCACAAAAGCCACTATGCCTTCCACTGCCCACACTGCGACTTTGCCTGCTCCAATAAGCACCTGTTCCGCAAACACAAGAAGCAGGGCCACCCCGGCAGTGAAGAGCTGCGCTGCACCTTCTGCCCCTTTGCCACCTTCAACCCGGTGGCCTACCAGGACCACGTGGGCAAGATGCACGCCCACGAGAAGATCCACCAGTGCCCTGAGTGCAGCTTTGCCACCGCCCACAAGAGGGTGCTCATCCGCCACATGCTGCTGCACACCG GCGAGAAACCTCACAAGtgtgagctgtgtgacttcaCGTGCCGAGACGTGAGCTACCTGTCCAAGCACATGCTGACCCACTCCAACACCAAGGATTATATGTGCACCGAGTGTGGCTATGTCACCAAGTGGAAGCACTACCTCAGTGTGCACATGCGGAAACATGCAGGGGACCTCAG ATACCAGTGCAACCAGTGCTCGTACCGCTGCCACCGGGCTGACCAGCTGAGCAGCCACAAGCTGCGCCACCAGGGCAAGTCCCTGATGTGTGAGGTGTGTGCTTTCGCTTGCAAGCGGAAGTATGAGCTGCAGAAGCACATGGCCTCCCAGCACCACCCGGGCGCGCCGGCCCCGCTCTATCCCTGCCGCTACTGCAGCTACCAGAGCCGCCACAAGCAGGCCCTGCTGAGCCACGAGAACTGCAAGCACACCCGCCTCCGGGAGTTCCGCTGTGCCCTCTGCGACTACCGCACCTTCAGCAACACCACCCTCTTCTTCCACAAGCGCAAGGCCCACGGCTACGTGCCCGGGGACCAGGTGTGGCAGCTCCGCTCTGCCAGCCAGGAGCCGGAGGGGGCCAGGCAGTGCCCGACACCCCCGCCAGACTCAGAGCCCTCGAGCCAGCTGTCTGCCCAGCCTGAGGCGCCAGACCGTGACCCCGGGACTGTGGTGGACCCCAACGTGGACCGGGCCCCACCGGAGCCCGGTGAGGAGGACCGCGCCGGGAGACCGGCTGGCAGCGAGGTTCCGCGGGGGGACGACCTGGGTAGCAGCCCCAGTCCGGCCGAGGCAGATGAAGGTGGCTGCACGCTGCACCTCGAGGCCCTGGGGGTAGAGCTGGAGCCCGTGGCTGAGCCGCCCCTTGAGGAGATCACTGAACCCGCCCCTGCGGAGTTCAGGCCCCTGGACCCCTCGGGGCCCCTGAGACTGGAAGGGCCAGGTGCAACTTTGACAGAGCTGTCTACCTTTGAAGGTGCTGGGACGTCTGGTTTGGATGCTGAAGAAGAGCCCGTTCTGGAAAAGCCAGCCCCTGAAAGCCCCAGAAACCCCCCTTCCTCAGAGGAGCCCCCTGACAGCTGGGTGGGAACCTTCAAGGCAGCTCTGCCTGCTGAgaccgctcccctcccccagttccCGGAGTCAGAGTCCTTACTCAAGGCCCTGCGGAGACAGGACAAAGAGCAAGCAGAGGCTCTGGTGCTGGAGGGGCGGGTTCAGATGGTTGTGATACAGGGAGAGGGGCGGGCCTTCCGCTGCCCGCACTGCCCTTTTATCACCCGCCGGGAGAAGGCCCTGAGTGTGCACTCCAGGACTGGGTGCCAGGGCCGCCGAGAGCCCCTGCTGTGCCCTGAGTGTGGGGCTAGCTTCAAGCAACAGCGTGGCCTCAGCACCCACCTGCTGAAGAAGTGCCCTGTTCTGCTCAGAAAGAACAAGGGCTTACCCAGACCAAGTTCACCCGTCCCTCTGCGTCCTCCGCCCCCGGGCACCCAGGACTCAGGGGATGCGGAAGGTGGGAAGCCCCCACCTGCGCCATTAGAAGTAGAGCTGGTGCTCCCAAAAGAtgctccctctgtgcctcccaggGAGCCGGAAGTAGAGGAGCCTCCTGGCACACTGTGTGTCCCTGCAGTCCCTCCTGCAGGAAACCCCTCACCCGCAGAGACGCCTGAGAAGTTCCACTTCGAGCAGGGCAAGTTTCACTGCAACTCCTGCACGTTCCTCTGTTCTCGGCTCTCCTCCATTACCTCTCACGTGGCCGAAGGCTGCCGGGGGGGACGTGGCGGGGGAGGAAAGCGGGGGGCCGCCCAGACCCAGCCCGTTGCATCCCTCCTGAGCGATGGAGGCTCCGCTCCCCTAAACAGCGGCAGCACAGAGCGCAGCCCTGGGAATGGGGACACGACTGCGGTGCCAAAGCAGAAGGGGGCGCGCTTCTCCTGCCCCACGTGTCCCTTCAGCTGCCAGCAGGAGCGGGCTCTGAGGACTCACCAGACCCGGGGCTGCCCCCTCGAGGGGTCCGGCGAGCTGCACTGCGGCCTCTGCACGTTCACCACTGCCGCCGCTGCCGCCCTGAGGCTACACCAGAAGCGGAGGCACCCTAGCACGGCTCCCGCCCGCGGGCCCCGGCCCCCTCTGCAGTGCGGGGACTGTGGCTTCACCTGCAAGCAGGGCCGGTGCCTACAGCAGCACCGGCGGCTCAAGCACGAGGGAGTGAAGCCGCACCAGTGCCCCTTCTGTGACTTTTCCACCACCAGACGGTACCGGTTGGAGGCGCACCAGTCGCGACACACAGGTGTTGGCCGCATCCCCTGCAGCTCCTGTCCCCAGACATTTGGTACCAACTCAAAACTGCGCTTGCACCGGCTAAGGGTACATGACAAAACACCCACCCACTTCTGTCCCCTCTGTGACTACAGTGGCTACCTCCGCCATGATATCACTCGCCACGTCAACAGTTGCCACCGGGGCACTCCTGCCTTTGCCTGCCCCCGGTGTGAGGCCCAGTTCAGTTCCGAGACGGCACTCAAGCAGCATGCCCTGCGCCGACATCCTGAAcctgcgccccccgcccccggctctcCTGCGGAGGCCACCGAGGGCCCCCTGCACTGCTCCCGCTGTGGGTTGCTGTGCCCCAGCCCCGCCAGCCTGCGAGGACACACCCGGAAACAGCATCCGCGGCTGGAGTGCGGGGCCTGCCAGGAGGCCTTCCCCAGCCGGCCGGCACTGGATGAGCACCGGAGACAGCAGCATTTCAGCCACCGctgccagctctgtgacttcgCTGCCCGGGAGCGGGCGGGCCTGGTGAAGCACTACTTGGAACAGCATGAGGCGGCAGCGGCCTCGGAGGGCGGTGCAGGTGCCAGCCAGCCCCCGCTGCGCTGCCCCTTTTGTGACTTTACGTGCCGCCATCAGCTCGTGCTGGACCACCACGTGAAAGGCCACGGGGGCACCCGGCTCTACAAGTGCACCGACTGTGCTTACAGCACCAAGAACCGGCAGAAGATCACCTGGCACAGCCGCATCCACACCGGGGAAAAGCCCTACCGCTGTCACCTCTGTCCCTATGCCTGTGCTGACCCTTCTCGACTCAAG tACCATATGCGGATCCACAAGGAAGAACGCAAGTATCTGTGCCCTGACTGTGGCTACAAGTGCAAGTGGGTCAACCAGCTCAAGTACCACATGACCAAGCACACAG GACTGAAGCCATACCAGTGTCCCGAGTGTGAATACTGTACCAACCGGGCTGATGCGCTGCGTGTGCACCAGGAGACGCGACACCGGGAAGCCCGGGCCTTCATGTGCGAGCAGTGTGGCAAGGCCTTCAAGACCCGCTTCCTACTGCGCACCCACCTCCGCAAGCACAGCGAGGCCAAACCCTATGTGTGCAACGTGTGCCACCGTGCTTTCCGCTGGGCTGCCGGCCTGCGCCATCACGCCCTCACCCACACCGACCGCCACCCCTTCTTCTGCCGCCTCTGCAGCTACAAGGCCAAGCAGAAGTTCCAGGTGGTTAAGCATGTGCGCAGGCACCACCCCGACCAGGCCGACCCAAACCAAGGAGTGGGCAAagaccccaccacccccacagtGCACCTGCATGACGTGCAGTTGGAGGACCCCAGcccccctgctcctgctgctccTCCAACTGGACCAGAGGGCTGA
- the ZNF142 gene encoding zinc finger protein 142 isoform X1 — translation MTDPVLDPQPTDSTGEMDGLCPELLLIPPSLSNRGILEPVQSPCPAGNPTPLPADPGCLLVESTATEEDTGNMEIIVEAVAGNLSPGAPGEPPGVLVKVVEVYFCERCEQSFAEPTLLALHQCTETLIQPMQGLSSLPCSVELTPGNLILSGPLQGQGPPDSPLPCPVCRQEFAQPQALKSHFKIHRATPDIFSCPESGCVFSAEDRKGLQHHLRQAHATVPVPCSFRGCPLLFGSQQGMELHRQAHYPFHCNHCSFVGSNVKLFRQHQRSHGAGTQGELSALQGLPSQELLPAPKLPSREGEPSEQADTPLPRRESADEEDVEEEEGNGTLKDSQKAPEKAQGAQQLEGDVASGTESLFKTHMCPECKRCFKKRTHLVEHLHLHFPDPSLQCPNCQKFFTSKSKLKTHLLRELGQKAHRCPLCHYSAVERNALNRHMASMHEDISNFYSDTYTCPVCREEFRLSQALKEHLKSHTAAAAAEPLPLRCFQEGCGYTAPDRKAFIKHLKETHGVRAVECRHHSCPMLFATAEAMEAHHKSHYAFHCPHCDFACSNKHLFRKHKKQGHPGSEELRCTFCPFATFNPVAYQDHVGKMHAHEKIHQCPECSFATAHKRVLIRHMLLHTGEKPHKCELCDFTCRDVSYLSKHMLTHSNTKDYMCTECGYVTKWKHYLSVHMRKHAGDLRYQCNQCSYRCHRADQLSSHKLRHQGKSLMCEVCAFACKRKYELQKHMASQHHPGAPAPLYPCRYCSYQSRHKQALLSHENCKHTRLREFRCALCDYRTFSNTTLFFHKRKAHGYVPGDQVWQLRSASQEPEGARQCPTPPPDSEPSSQLSAQPEAPDRDPGTVVDPNVDRAPPEPGEEDRAGRPAGSEVPRGDDLGSSPSPAEADEGGCTLHLEALGVELEPVAEPPLEEITEPAPAEFRPLDPSGPLRLEGPGATLTELSTFEGAGTSGLDAEEEPVLEKPAPESPRNPPSSEEPPDSWVGTFKAALPAETAPLPQFPESESLLKALRRQDKEQAEALVLEGRVQMVVIQGEGRAFRCPHCPFITRREKALSVHSRTGCQGRREPLLCPECGASFKQQRGLSTHLLKKCPVLLRKNKGLPRPSSPVPLRPPPPGTQDSGDAEGGKPPPAPLEVELVLPKDAPSVPPREPEVEEPPGTLCVPAVPPAGNPSPAETPEKFHFEQGKFHCNSCTFLCSRLSSITSHVAEGCRGGRGGGGKRGAAQTQPVASLLSDGGSAPLNSGSTERSPGNGDTTAVPKQKGARFSCPTCPFSCQQERALRTHQTRGCPLEGSGELHCGLCTFTTAAAAALRLHQKRRHPSTAPARGPRPPLQCGDCGFTCKQGRCLQQHRRLKHEGVKPHQCPFCDFSTTRRYRLEAHQSRHTGVGRIPCSSCPQTFGTNSKLRLHRLRVHDKTPTHFCPLCDYSGYLRHDITRHVNSCHRGTPAFACPRCEAQFSSETALKQHALRRHPEPAPPAPGSPAEATEGPLHCSRCGLLCPSPASLRGHTRKQHPRLECGACQEAFPSRPALDEHRRQQHFSHRCQLCDFAARERAGLVKHYLEQHEAAAASEGGAGASQPPLRCPFCDFTCRHQLVLDHHVKGHGGTRLYKCTDCAYSTKNRQKITWHSRIHTGEKPYRCHLCPYACADPSRLKYHMRIHKEERKYLCPDCGYKCKWVNQLKYHMTKHTGLKPYQCPECEYCTNRADALRVHQETRHREARAFMCEQCGKAFKTRFLLRTHLRKHSEAKPYVCNVCHRAFRWAAGLRHHALTHTDRHPFFCRLCSYKAKQKFQVVKHVRRHHPDQADPNQGVGKDPTTPTVHLHDVQLEDPSPPAPAAPPTGPEG, via the exons GCCTGCTGGTAGAGTCCACAGCAACTGAAGAGGACACAGGGAACATGGAGATCATTGTGGAAGCAGTAGCTGGAAACCTGtccccaggtgctcctggagagCCCCCAG GTGTCCTGGTAAAGGTGGTGGAGGTGTACTTCTGTGAGCGCTGTGAGCAGAGCTTCGCAGAGCCCACTCTGCTGGCCCTGCACCAGTGTACTGAGACCCTTATACAGCCTATGCAGGGCCTCTCTAGCCTTCCATGCTCTGTAGAGCTGACCCCCGGCAACCTcattctctctggccctctgcaGGGCCAGGGCCCACCAGATAGCCCCCTGCCATGCCCTGTGTGTAGACAGGAGTTTGCCCAACCCCAGGCCCTGAAGAGCCACTTCAAGATTCACCGGGCCACTCCCGACATCTTCTCCTGTCCAGAGTCTGGCTGTGTGTTCTCCGCTGAAGATCGCAAGGGTCTGCAGCACCACCTGAGGCAGGCCCACGCCACGGTTCCCGTGCCCTGTTCTTTCCGGGGCTGCCCCCTGCTCTTTGGGAGCCAGCAGGGCATGGAGCTGCACCGGCAGGCCCACTACCCTTTCCACTGCAACCATTGCAGCTTCGTGGGCTCCAACGTCAAACTCTTCCGGCAGCATCAGCGGAGCCATGGGGCCGGGACACAGGGAGAACTGTCTGCCCTTCAGGGTCTTCCATCCCAGGAGCTGCTGCCAG CTCCGAAACTGCCCAGTAGAGAGGGAGAGCCTTCAGAACAAGCAGATACGCCCTTGCCCAGGCGAGAGTCAGCTGACGAGGAGGACgtagaggaagaagaggggaatgGCACCTTAAAGGACTCCCAGAAAGCCCCAGAGAAAGCCCAGGGGGCTCAGCAGTTAGAAG GGGATGTGGCTTCTGGCACCGAGTCCCTCTTCAAGACCCACATGTGTCCAGAATGCAAGCGCTGCTTTAAGAAGCGGACCCATCTGGTGGAGCACCTGCATCTCCACTTCCCGGACCCCAGCCTCCAGTGCCCCAACTGCCAGAAGTTCTTCACCAGCAAGAGCAAGCTCAAGACCCATCTGCTGCGGGAGCTGGGCCAGAAAGCCCACCGCTGCCCGCTGTGCCACTACAGTGCGGTGGAGAGGAACGCGCTCAACCGCCACATGGCCAGCATGCACGAGGACATCTCCAACTTCTACTCAGACACCTACACCTGTCCCGTGTGCCGCGAGGAGTTCCGCCTCAGCCAGGCCCTCAAAGAGCACCTCAAGAGCCAcacggcggcagcggcggcagagccgctgcccctccgctgctttcAGGAAGGCTGTGGCTACACGGCCCCTGACCGCAAGGCCTTCATAAAGCACCTGAAGGAGACCCATGGTGTGCGGGCCGTGGAGTGCCGCCATCACTCTTGTCCCATGCTCTTCGCCACGGCCGAAGCCATGGAGGCCCATCACAAAAGCCACTATGCCTTCCACTGCCCACACTGCGACTTTGCCTGCTCCAATAAGCACCTGTTCCGCAAACACAAGAAGCAGGGCCACCCCGGCAGTGAAGAGCTGCGCTGCACCTTCTGCCCCTTTGCCACCTTCAACCCGGTGGCCTACCAGGACCACGTGGGCAAGATGCACGCCCACGAGAAGATCCACCAGTGCCCTGAGTGCAGCTTTGCCACCGCCCACAAGAGGGTGCTCATCCGCCACATGCTGCTGCACACCG GCGAGAAACCTCACAAGtgtgagctgtgtgacttcaCGTGCCGAGACGTGAGCTACCTGTCCAAGCACATGCTGACCCACTCCAACACCAAGGATTATATGTGCACCGAGTGTGGCTATGTCACCAAGTGGAAGCACTACCTCAGTGTGCACATGCGGAAACATGCAGGGGACCTCAG ATACCAGTGCAACCAGTGCTCGTACCGCTGCCACCGGGCTGACCAGCTGAGCAGCCACAAGCTGCGCCACCAGGGCAAGTCCCTGATGTGTGAGGTGTGTGCTTTCGCTTGCAAGCGGAAGTATGAGCTGCAGAAGCACATGGCCTCCCAGCACCACCCGGGCGCGCCGGCCCCGCTCTATCCCTGCCGCTACTGCAGCTACCAGAGCCGCCACAAGCAGGCCCTGCTGAGCCACGAGAACTGCAAGCACACCCGCCTCCGGGAGTTCCGCTGTGCCCTCTGCGACTACCGCACCTTCAGCAACACCACCCTCTTCTTCCACAAGCGCAAGGCCCACGGCTACGTGCCCGGGGACCAGGTGTGGCAGCTCCGCTCTGCCAGCCAGGAGCCGGAGGGGGCCAGGCAGTGCCCGACACCCCCGCCAGACTCAGAGCCCTCGAGCCAGCTGTCTGCCCAGCCTGAGGCGCCAGACCGTGACCCCGGGACTGTGGTGGACCCCAACGTGGACCGGGCCCCACCGGAGCCCGGTGAGGAGGACCGCGCCGGGAGACCGGCTGGCAGCGAGGTTCCGCGGGGGGACGACCTGGGTAGCAGCCCCAGTCCGGCCGAGGCAGATGAAGGTGGCTGCACGCTGCACCTCGAGGCCCTGGGGGTAGAGCTGGAGCCCGTGGCTGAGCCGCCCCTTGAGGAGATCACTGAACCCGCCCCTGCGGAGTTCAGGCCCCTGGACCCCTCGGGGCCCCTGAGACTGGAAGGGCCAGGTGCAACTTTGACAGAGCTGTCTACCTTTGAAGGTGCTGGGACGTCTGGTTTGGATGCTGAAGAAGAGCCCGTTCTGGAAAAGCCAGCCCCTGAAAGCCCCAGAAACCCCCCTTCCTCAGAGGAGCCCCCTGACAGCTGGGTGGGAACCTTCAAGGCAGCTCTGCCTGCTGAgaccgctcccctcccccagttccCGGAGTCAGAGTCCTTACTCAAGGCCCTGCGGAGACAGGACAAAGAGCAAGCAGAGGCTCTGGTGCTGGAGGGGCGGGTTCAGATGGTTGTGATACAGGGAGAGGGGCGGGCCTTCCGCTGCCCGCACTGCCCTTTTATCACCCGCCGGGAGAAGGCCCTGAGTGTGCACTCCAGGACTGGGTGCCAGGGCCGCCGAGAGCCCCTGCTGTGCCCTGAGTGTGGGGCTAGCTTCAAGCAACAGCGTGGCCTCAGCACCCACCTGCTGAAGAAGTGCCCTGTTCTGCTCAGAAAGAACAAGGGCTTACCCAGACCAAGTTCACCCGTCCCTCTGCGTCCTCCGCCCCCGGGCACCCAGGACTCAGGGGATGCGGAAGGTGGGAAGCCCCCACCTGCGCCATTAGAAGTAGAGCTGGTGCTCCCAAAAGAtgctccctctgtgcctcccaggGAGCCGGAAGTAGAGGAGCCTCCTGGCACACTGTGTGTCCCTGCAGTCCCTCCTGCAGGAAACCCCTCACCCGCAGAGACGCCTGAGAAGTTCCACTTCGAGCAGGGCAAGTTTCACTGCAACTCCTGCACGTTCCTCTGTTCTCGGCTCTCCTCCATTACCTCTCACGTGGCCGAAGGCTGCCGGGGGGGACGTGGCGGGGGAGGAAAGCGGGGGGCCGCCCAGACCCAGCCCGTTGCATCCCTCCTGAGCGATGGAGGCTCCGCTCCCCTAAACAGCGGCAGCACAGAGCGCAGCCCTGGGAATGGGGACACGACTGCGGTGCCAAAGCAGAAGGGGGCGCGCTTCTCCTGCCCCACGTGTCCCTTCAGCTGCCAGCAGGAGCGGGCTCTGAGGACTCACCAGACCCGGGGCTGCCCCCTCGAGGGGTCCGGCGAGCTGCACTGCGGCCTCTGCACGTTCACCACTGCCGCCGCTGCCGCCCTGAGGCTACACCAGAAGCGGAGGCACCCTAGCACGGCTCCCGCCCGCGGGCCCCGGCCCCCTCTGCAGTGCGGGGACTGTGGCTTCACCTGCAAGCAGGGCCGGTGCCTACAGCAGCACCGGCGGCTCAAGCACGAGGGAGTGAAGCCGCACCAGTGCCCCTTCTGTGACTTTTCCACCACCAGACGGTACCGGTTGGAGGCGCACCAGTCGCGACACACAGGTGTTGGCCGCATCCCCTGCAGCTCCTGTCCCCAGACATTTGGTACCAACTCAAAACTGCGCTTGCACCGGCTAAGGGTACATGACAAAACACCCACCCACTTCTGTCCCCTCTGTGACTACAGTGGCTACCTCCGCCATGATATCACTCGCCACGTCAACAGTTGCCACCGGGGCACTCCTGCCTTTGCCTGCCCCCGGTGTGAGGCCCAGTTCAGTTCCGAGACGGCACTCAAGCAGCATGCCCTGCGCCGACATCCTGAAcctgcgccccccgcccccggctctcCTGCGGAGGCCACCGAGGGCCCCCTGCACTGCTCCCGCTGTGGGTTGCTGTGCCCCAGCCCCGCCAGCCTGCGAGGACACACCCGGAAACAGCATCCGCGGCTGGAGTGCGGGGCCTGCCAGGAGGCCTTCCCCAGCCGGCCGGCACTGGATGAGCACCGGAGACAGCAGCATTTCAGCCACCGctgccagctctgtgacttcgCTGCCCGGGAGCGGGCGGGCCTGGTGAAGCACTACTTGGAACAGCATGAGGCGGCAGCGGCCTCGGAGGGCGGTGCAGGTGCCAGCCAGCCCCCGCTGCGCTGCCCCTTTTGTGACTTTACGTGCCGCCATCAGCTCGTGCTGGACCACCACGTGAAAGGCCACGGGGGCACCCGGCTCTACAAGTGCACCGACTGTGCTTACAGCACCAAGAACCGGCAGAAGATCACCTGGCACAGCCGCATCCACACCGGGGAAAAGCCCTACCGCTGTCACCTCTGTCCCTATGCCTGTGCTGACCCTTCTCGACTCAAG tACCATATGCGGATCCACAAGGAAGAACGCAAGTATCTGTGCCCTGACTGTGGCTACAAGTGCAAGTGGGTCAACCAGCTCAAGTACCACATGACCAAGCACACAG GACTGAAGCCATACCAGTGTCCCGAGTGTGAATACTGTACCAACCGGGCTGATGCGCTGCGTGTGCACCAGGAGACGCGACACCGGGAAGCCCGGGCCTTCATGTGCGAGCAGTGTGGCAAGGCCTTCAAGACCCGCTTCCTACTGCGCACCCACCTCCGCAAGCACAGCGAGGCCAAACCCTATGTGTGCAACGTGTGCCACCGTGCTTTCCGCTGGGCTGCCGGCCTGCGCCATCACGCCCTCACCCACACCGACCGCCACCCCTTCTTCTGCCGCCTCTGCAGCTACAAGGCCAAGCAGAAGTTCCAGGTGGTTAAGCATGTGCGCAGGCACCACCCCGACCAGGCCGACCCAAACCAAGGAGTGGGCAAagaccccaccacccccacagtGCACCTGCATGACGTGCAGTTGGAGGACCCCAGcccccctgctcctgctgctccTCCAACTGGACCAGAGGGCTGA